A window of Cryptomeria japonica chromosome 3, Sugi_1.0, whole genome shotgun sequence contains these coding sequences:
- the LOC131874633 gene encoding cytochrome P450 750A1-like: MAWLNSPVIQLGFSLIFLWMIYRFITKNKRKSDKEELGLPPGPRPWPVVGNLHLLGSLPHKALAKLATKYGPIMFLRLGSVPTVVVSSPAMAKEFLKTHDLIFANRPPTSAGKYMTYERRDVAQSPYGEYWRQMRKLCTMELLTPKRTESFRWVREEEVSAMVRSVWEESQHGVRLVNLRKHIFSVLLNIVCRMFAGRSYSDHQLSGGQEFSQMVAEIMHLTGVIVTGDFIPSLAFLDWGGYCRRMQAINKVFDEFADKLIDEHIERRRVKKSEKSDIVDVMLDMAEIGSAEIQVSRLHIKAIITDMLIAGVETSTTTIEWAMTELLRNPQAMSRAQEEIELKVGRDRMVRESDLVSLHYLRCVVKETLRLHAPAPLLMAHESTQGCNVGEYYIPPKTRLFVNVWAIGRDERVWEDPLEFKPERFIGSSIDVNGHHFELLSFGTGRRGCPGIYMGLSSVYLVVAQLIHCFHWNVEGDLDMEETFGLTLPKKFPISAFPSWKLTTDNPS; the protein is encoded by the exons ATGGCGTGGCTTAATTCCCCTGTAATACAGTTGGGTTTTTCACTCATCTTCCTCTGGATGATATACAGATTTATCACAAAAAATAAGAGAAAGAGCGACAAGGAAGAGTTGGGATTGCCACCAGGGCCACGGCCATGGCCGGTGGTAGGCAATCTCCATCTTTTGGGAAGTCTTCCTCACAAAGCTCTGGCTAAGCTGGCAACCAAGTACGGGCCCATCATGTTCCTACGCCTGGGCTCGGTGCCCACGGTGGTGGTCTCTTCTCCTGCCATGGCCAAAGAGTTTCTTAAAACCCATGATTTGATCTTCGCCAACAGGCCCCCTACATCGGCGGGCAAGTACATGACCTACGAGCGCAGAGACGTGGCGCAATCCCCTTACGGAGAGTACTGGCGGCAGATGAGAAAGCTGTGCACAATGGAATTGCTGACGCCCAAGAGAACGGAGTCATTCAGGTGGGTGAGGGAGGAAGAGGTGTCCGCCATGGTCAGATCTGTGTGGGAGGAGAGCCAGCATGGCGTGCGCCTCGTCAATCTCAGGAAGCACATCTTTTCCGTCTTACTCAACATTGTGTGCAGAATGTTTGCAGGGAGAAGTTACTCCGACCATCAATTGAGCGGAGGGCAGGAGTTTTCACAGATGGTGGCTGAGATTATGCATCTGACGGGAGTAATTGTTACGGGAGACTTCATTCCCTCTCTTGCTTTTCTCGATTGGGGAGGCTACTGCCGCCGCATGCAGGCCATCAATAAGGTATTTGATGAGTTTGCTGACAAGCTCATCGATGAGCACATTGAGCGAAGAAGGGTTAAAAAGTCGGAAAAATCGGACATTGTGGACGTGATGCTGGACATGGCTGAGATCGGAAGTGCGGAGATACAAGTCTCTCGGCTTCACATCAAAGCAATCATCACG GATATGTTAATTGCTGGAGTAGAGACATCTACCACAACTATAGAATGGGCGATGACTGAGCTGTTGAGAAACCCTCAAGCAATGTCAAGGGCACAAGAGGAGATTGAATTAAAGGTTGGAAGAGACCGTATGGTAAGAGAGAGTGATCTGGTAAGCTTACACTACTTGCGATGTGTGGTGAAGGAAACTCTTCGACTACATGCACCAGCGCCCTTGCTCATGGCACACGAGTCCACCCAGGGTTGCAATGTTGGAGAATACTACATTCCACCAAAAACAAGGTTATTTGTGAATGTTTGGGCAATCGGAAGAGATGAAAGAGTTTGGGAAGATCCTTTAGAATTCAAGCCCGAGAGATTTATTGGCTCAAGCATAGATGTGAATGGCCACCACTTCGAATTGTTGTCTTTCGGAACAGGAAGGAGAGGATGCCCTGGGATTTACATGGGGCTTTCTTCTGTTTACTTGGTTGTGGCTCAGCTCATACATTGCTTTCATTGGAATGTGGAGGGTGATTTGGATATGGAGGAAACGTTTGGATTGACCCTACCAAAGAAGTTTCCTATCTCTGCTTTTCCCTCCTGGAAGCTCACCACTGACAACCCATCATAA